Proteins co-encoded in one Coriobacterium glomerans PW2 genomic window:
- a CDS encoding DUF6020 family protein produces MRSHPDRTRDLATGRDRGRGSRPTSDSGRDATHRRYSGAQNAIALTVALLSTAVISIDPSRPTHDMIREVAPGASGLLYICCEVLFSFAGHADVMLLAALACLLLLPMRYVLFRRGDSWRPSVLVPAAAIAACMVLGRSYDVEDSARLALGDASRIAESILAWLGWAVLAHVGIYLLFEWFDRLGAPGRSDGAPRSSSWGRATRFILDRHPFGGPLLLVSITWSFAFIAACPGIFMGDTPAQILQWFNLPNATSSYLDLVNPSVLLNGHHPVVHTALLGGCVQIGLALFGDENAGLLIYTATQFALTAAAVAYLLYNLRLFGLGIRFRAAMTAFFLFMPMFANYAVLLTKDVLFADALLLLVIQLAKVLTALRASRPDALGCRCSKTTDLTRIPVCSSGLSARTWIALGLAALGTTFLRNGGLVFPVVACLLTAGIARLRSQGRIVAGSLAVLAVVAMLHIGFSAVLMPALGITPGSRREAMSIPFQQTARFVAKHDSAHAGVSEGTSDGLVSAEERAAIDRVLGYATLARRYDPSKSDGVKDSFNEHASSADLMAYLSVWATMFSKDPAVYLSATANNYFGYFYPSERDVWVYSTVSSEESMSSSSLRAHFDFHRLGGPISEALDHAVLIYRVAVQRCPLVSLAMSSAPYVWLLVLTSVYELRSRQWFGLALLAPIWCVLAVCITGPCNGSTYMRYLYPAIVCLPFVVPIAIGHPRILWIQRNL; encoded by the coding sequence ATGCGCAGCCACCCGGATCGCACACGTGATCTCGCGACGGGGCGTGATCGAGGCAGAGGCTCGAGACCGACTTCGGACTCGGGACGCGACGCGACGCACCGGCGCTATTCAGGTGCGCAGAACGCTATCGCCTTGACCGTCGCCCTTCTCTCGACAGCTGTCATATCGATCGATCCATCGAGGCCGACCCACGATATGATTCGCGAGGTGGCCCCGGGTGCGAGCGGGCTGCTCTACATCTGCTGCGAGGTGCTGTTCTCGTTCGCCGGCCATGCTGATGTCATGCTGCTCGCGGCGCTCGCCTGTCTGCTGCTGCTGCCGATGCGCTATGTGCTCTTCAGACGAGGCGACTCGTGGCGCCCTTCGGTTCTTGTGCCCGCTGCAGCAATCGCCGCCTGCATGGTCCTCGGCAGAAGTTATGATGTCGAGGACAGCGCGCGGCTCGCGCTGGGAGACGCGAGTCGTATCGCGGAGTCCATCCTCGCGTGGCTCGGATGGGCTGTGCTGGCCCATGTGGGCATCTACCTGTTGTTCGAATGGTTCGACCGTCTCGGTGCGCCCGGTCGTTCCGATGGTGCACCTCGATCTTCCTCATGGGGAAGGGCCACGAGATTCATTCTTGACAGACACCCTTTTGGAGGGCCGCTGCTGCTGGTGTCCATCACATGGTCTTTTGCCTTCATCGCTGCCTGCCCCGGTATCTTCATGGGCGACACCCCCGCCCAGATTCTTCAATGGTTCAATCTGCCGAATGCAACAAGCAGCTATCTCGATCTCGTCAATCCGTCGGTGCTTCTGAACGGGCATCATCCCGTCGTGCACACCGCGCTTCTCGGCGGTTGCGTCCAGATCGGCTTGGCGCTATTCGGTGACGAGAACGCGGGCCTGCTCATCTACACCGCCACTCAGTTCGCGCTGACGGCGGCGGCAGTGGCTTATCTGCTCTATAATCTGCGCCTTTTCGGTTTGGGGATCCGTTTTCGAGCTGCGATGACCGCGTTCTTTCTCTTCATGCCGATGTTTGCGAACTACGCGGTGCTCCTGACCAAAGACGTCTTGTTCGCCGATGCGCTGCTGCTGCTCGTCATCCAGTTGGCGAAGGTGCTTACGGCTCTCCGCGCGTCTCGTCCCGACGCCCTCGGGTGCCGTTGCTCCAAGACGACGGACCTCACGAGGATTCCCGTCTGCTCTTCGGGTCTTTCCGCACGGACTTGGATCGCTTTGGGTCTCGCCGCGCTCGGCACGACGTTCCTGCGCAATGGGGGCCTCGTGTTTCCAGTCGTCGCATGCCTTCTCACCGCGGGAATTGCCCGGCTCCGCTCGCAAGGGCGGATCGTCGCCGGATCCCTCGCCGTGCTTGCAGTCGTCGCGATGCTCCACATCGGCTTCTCTGCGGTCCTCATGCCCGCCTTGGGCATCACGCCGGGCAGCCGCCGCGAGGCCATGTCCATTCCGTTTCAGCAGACGGCGCGCTTCGTCGCCAAACATGACAGCGCTCATGCCGGGGTGTCCGAGGGAACCTCCGATGGCCTCGTTTCCGCCGAGGAGCGCGCCGCGATCGATCGCGTTCTCGGATATGCGACCCTTGCCCGACGCTACGATCCGAGCAAATCCGATGGCGTCAAGGACTCGTTCAACGAACACGCCTCGAGCGCCGATCTGATGGCGTACCTGAGTGTGTGGGCGACGATGTTCTCAAAGGACCCGGCGGTCTACCTATCGGCGACCGCGAACAACTACTTCGGCTACTTTTATCCGAGCGAGCGCGACGTATGGGTCTACAGCACCGTGTCAAGCGAGGAGAGCATGAGCAGTTCCTCGCTGAGAGCGCACTTCGACTTCCACCGCTTGGGGGGTCCGATATCGGAGGCGCTTGATCACGCGGTGCTCATCTACCGCGTCGCCGTGCAGCGCTGCCCTCTCGTATCGCTTGCCATGAGCTCAGCGCCGTACGTCTGGCTGCTCGTCCTGACGAGCGTATACGAACTTCGCTCGCGGCAATGGTTCGGGCTCGCGCTGCTCGCTCCCATCTGGTGCGTCCTTGCGGTGTGCATCACGGGACCCTGCAATGGATCGACCTATATGCGCTATCTGTATCCGGCGATCGTGTGCCTGCCCTTCGTCGTCCCGATCGCGATCGGGCACCCGCGCATCCTGTGGATCCAGCGCAACCTCTGA
- a CDS encoding YebC/PmpR family DNA-binding transcriptional regulator — MSGHSKWATTKHRKGAQDAKRSALFSKLSRNITVAARVGGDPLPENNASLAAAVAKARAQSMPKDKIDSAIKKAFASGADAANYETVVYEGYGPAGVAFYVEALTDNRNRTAADVRSAFSHSGGNLGTTGSVAFQFDRLGQVIVTKDESPDEDEFMMQVAEAGGEDYEDAGEDWVVWTAAGDLTAVSKSLEDQGVHVKGSELVMVANTPTEVSPADAKKVMRLIDRLEELDDLQDVYHSMQMTDEVIAAIEED, encoded by the coding sequence ATGTCCGGACACTCAAAATGGGCAACGACCAAGCACCGCAAGGGCGCGCAGGATGCGAAGCGCTCCGCGCTCTTCTCAAAACTGAGTCGCAACATCACGGTTGCCGCGCGCGTGGGTGGCGATCCTCTGCCCGAGAACAACGCCTCGCTGGCAGCTGCGGTCGCCAAGGCCCGCGCGCAATCCATGCCGAAGGACAAGATCGACTCCGCCATCAAGAAAGCGTTCGCCTCCGGTGCCGATGCAGCCAACTATGAGACCGTCGTCTACGAGGGCTATGGCCCGGCGGGGGTCGCCTTCTATGTCGAGGCCCTGACGGACAATCGCAACCGCACGGCTGCAGATGTACGTTCTGCGTTCAGTCATTCAGGTGGAAACTTGGGTACAACGGGTTCTGTAGCTTTCCAATTCGATCGCTTGGGGCAGGTGATCGTCACGAAAGACGAGAGCCCCGATGAAGATGAGTTCATGATGCAGGTCGCTGAAGCGGGCGGTGAGGACTATGAGGACGCTGGAGAGGATTGGGTCGTCTGGACGGCGGCCGGCGATCTCACAGCCGTTTCGAAGAGCCTCGAGGACCAAGGCGTACATGTCAAAGGCTCCGAGCTGGTCATGGTGGCGAACACTCCCACGGAGGTCAGCCCCGCTGACGCGAAGAAGGTCATGCGCCTCATCGATCGGCTCGAGGAGCTTGACGACCTGCAAGACGTGTACCACTCCATGCAGATGACCGATGAGGTCATCGCAGCGATCGAGGAGGATTGA
- a CDS encoding DUF2273 domain-containing protein — translation MSKSNNGGKAPKTSIERNPKQAEKSTKNSTNDEDTSKKENSSADGSQSSRADGDSSSSSASTGSTQDDRSKQNDNQQESEQRKKKGGSQGDSDGSASDPVGFFAGFGRSLWSYASKHPHSTLFALIGFILALFILGFGLWHTIVIALFVLIGAAIGQILDGDTGIIGFFARLFKDRS, via the coding sequence ATGAGCAAGAGTAACAATGGTGGCAAGGCACCCAAGACATCGATAGAGCGCAACCCCAAGCAGGCTGAGAAGTCCACCAAGAATTCAACGAATGACGAGGACACTTCAAAAAAGGAGAATTCATCCGCAGACGGCTCCCAGTCTTCGCGCGCGGACGGAGACTCGTCATCCTCATCTGCGTCAACGGGGTCCACGCAGGACGACCGTTCGAAGCAGAATGACAACCAGCAGGAGTCTGAACAGCGGAAGAAGAAGGGCGGCTCGCAAGGGGACTCGGACGGCTCCGCATCGGATCCGGTCGGCTTTTTCGCGGGCTTCGGCAGATCGCTTTGGAGCTATGCGAGCAAGCATCCGCATTCAACGCTTTTTGCGCTCATAGGCTTCATCTTGGCGCTGTTCATCCTCGGCTTCGGACTGTGGCATACGATCGTGATCGCCCTGTTCGTGCTTATCGGAGCCGCGATCGGGCAGATCCTCGATGGGGATACAGGGATCATCGGCTTTTTCGCGCGACTCTTCAAAGATCGGTCGTAA
- a CDS encoding Asp23/Gls24 family envelope stress response protein → MTDIGGDSKIKRAVEVAGTPSGISELPAEDAGQPHRGVSAPGYGDDEPADVAPPEIAEGDQDDADDDGDESEDSLTYSSGVIEKIVAMATREVPHVLGMKGNLMHFVQEHLGAENLTKGVTVEVTDDNRVVVNISVIIEYGCYAPAIFEDIKNRVTDRLTAMTGLEVAGINLRIEDVVTRETYNESKRRFIDEIGNDASDAEPNDSDI, encoded by the coding sequence ATGACGGACATCGGTGGGGACAGCAAGATCAAGCGAGCTGTCGAGGTCGCAGGTACCCCCTCTGGGATCAGCGAGCTGCCCGCAGAGGATGCGGGACAGCCGCATCGTGGCGTCTCCGCTCCCGGATATGGCGACGATGAGCCGGCCGACGTCGCACCGCCCGAGATCGCTGAGGGCGATCAGGACGATGCCGACGATGACGGGGATGAGTCCGAGGACTCGCTGACCTATTCGAGTGGGGTGATCGAGAAGATCGTGGCCATGGCGACGCGAGAGGTTCCCCATGTGCTCGGCATGAAGGGAAACCTCATGCATTTCGTTCAAGAGCACCTCGGGGCTGAAAATCTGACGAAGGGCGTCACAGTCGAAGTCACCGATGACAATCGCGTGGTCGTGAACATCTCGGTCATAATCGAATACGGATGCTACGCGCCGGCTATCTTCGAGGATATCAAGAACAGGGTGACCGATCGCTTGACCGCGATGACCGGCCTCGAGGTCGCTGGCATCAATCTGCGCATCGAGGACGTGGTGACTCGTGAGACGTACAACGAAAGCAAGAGACGCTTCATAGATGAGATCGGCAACGACGCATCCGATGCCGAGCCGAATGACTCGGATATCTGA
- a CDS encoding methionine ABC transporter ATP-binding protein: MISIQHVSKTYDGAISAQRSAESAVRALRDISIDIEDGDRFGIIGMSGAGKSTLVRVINLLERPTAGRVYVDGQDVTRLSKGALRAYRRRVAMIFQNFGLLAQKTALDNVCFPFLAANGRVTAHDRERALALLERVGLKDKPSAYPAQLSGGQQQRVAIARALACEPEVILCDEATSALDPMSTNTILKLLRDINRETQVTLVVITHSMDVVEKICNSVAVLDSGRIVERGAVDSVFANPQAEATRVLLGRADWDD, translated from the coding sequence GTGATTAGCATTCAGCATGTTTCCAAGACCTATGACGGGGCGATCTCGGCTCAAAGATCCGCCGAGAGCGCCGTTCGCGCCCTCAGGGACATCTCCATCGATATCGAGGACGGCGATCGATTCGGCATCATCGGGATGAGCGGAGCCGGCAAGTCGACGCTCGTGCGCGTCATCAACTTGCTCGAGCGACCTACCGCAGGCAGGGTCTACGTTGACGGTCAAGATGTCACAAGGCTCTCCAAAGGAGCGCTTCGAGCGTATCGCCGTCGGGTCGCCATGATTTTTCAGAACTTCGGCCTGCTCGCGCAAAAGACCGCGTTGGATAACGTGTGCTTTCCATTCCTTGCAGCGAACGGCAGGGTCACTGCGCACGATCGCGAGCGCGCACTCGCTCTGCTCGAGCGCGTCGGACTCAAGGACAAGCCTTCGGCATATCCGGCACAGCTTTCCGGAGGCCAGCAGCAGCGTGTCGCGATCGCTCGGGCGCTGGCCTGCGAGCCGGAGGTCATCTTGTGCGACGAGGCCACCAGCGCACTGGACCCGATGAGCACGAACACGATTCTCAAACTGCTGCGCGACATCAATCGCGAGACGCAGGTCACGCTGGTCGTGATCACTCATTCCATGGATGTCGTCGAAAAGATCTGCAACAGCGTGGCCGTGCTCGATAGCGGACGCATCGTCGAGCGCGGTGCGGTCGACAGTGTATTCGCGAATCCGCAGGCCGAGGCGACGCGCGTGCTTCTGGGGAGGGCGGACTGGGATGATTAG
- a CDS encoding methionine ABC transporter permease, giving the protein MISDFLSEFGDLLSQGVIDTLVMVFLSTAIAYAVGIAIGVVLHLTAPGSLRPKPVFNAVLGWVVNIGRSLPFIILLVALMPVSTAVAGTSTGVRGVILPLVVSASPFIARMVEQSLAEVSHEAVEAAEACGASLPRIVFSALLPEALPSIVRGVAVSLIAVLGYTAIAGAVGAGGLGDIAIRYGYYRYQNDVMFVTVILLIVLVQIIQGMCNLIARKVDHR; this is encoded by the coding sequence ATGATTAGCGATTTTCTGAGTGAGTTCGGCGATCTGCTGTCTCAGGGTGTCATTGATACGCTCGTCATGGTTTTTCTGTCCACAGCGATAGCGTATGCGGTCGGCATAGCGATAGGCGTCGTTCTGCATCTCACGGCTCCGGGTTCGCTCAGGCCGAAGCCGGTGTTCAACGCCGTTCTCGGCTGGGTCGTGAATATCGGTCGCTCGCTGCCCTTCATCATACTGCTCGTCGCGCTCATGCCCGTCTCGACAGCCGTTGCCGGCACGTCGACCGGTGTGCGCGGCGTCATTCTCCCGCTGGTGGTCTCCGCCTCCCCGTTTATCGCGCGCATGGTGGAGCAGTCTCTGGCGGAAGTCAGCCATGAGGCTGTCGAAGCCGCCGAGGCCTGCGGAGCCTCATTGCCGCGTATCGTGTTTTCCGCGCTGCTGCCCGAGGCGCTGCCCTCGATTGTTCGCGGCGTCGCGGTCAGCCTGATCGCCGTGTTGGGCTACACCGCCATAGCCGGTGCGGTCGGCGCGGGAGGCTTGGGCGACATCGCGATCCGCTACGGTTACTACCGCTATCAGAACGATGTCATGTTCGTTACCGTGATCCTGCTGATCGTGCTCGTGCAGATCATCCAGGGTATGTGCAATCTCATTGCGCGCAAGGTGGATCATCGGTGA
- a CDS encoding MetQ/NlpA family ABC transporter substrate-binding protein → MRTISNAAVSRRGVVKGTLAAFGLLALGGLSACNRATTRDANSLRVGASAAPHAEILNKFAKPKLKEKGIDLVVKEYTDYIHPNRDTTSGDIDANYFQHVQYLENYNKENKTDLVNAGAIHYEPIAIYAGKSADLAEISDGAKIALPSDPTNEGRALLLLQEQKLIELKDPTNLEATTKDIASNPHKIEFQELEAAAIPRALESVDFAIINGNFALQADLHVKDAIAFESPDSEAVKQYANIIATTSEKKDDKNIGALVKALQSDDFKAYLKDTYGEDVQPAF, encoded by the coding sequence ATGCGAACCATATCGAACGCTGCAGTTTCCCGTCGCGGTGTCGTGAAGGGCACCCTCGCCGCATTCGGACTTCTTGCACTCGGCGGGCTCTCGGCATGCAACAGGGCTACCACCAGGGACGCCAATTCTCTCAGAGTCGGTGCCTCGGCGGCTCCCCATGCTGAGATCCTGAACAAGTTCGCCAAGCCCAAACTGAAGGAAAAGGGTATCGATCTCGTTGTCAAGGAGTATACCGACTATATTCACCCGAATAGGGATACGACATCCGGCGATATCGATGCGAACTATTTTCAGCACGTTCAGTACCTCGAAAACTACAACAAGGAGAACAAGACCGACCTCGTGAACGCAGGTGCCATCCACTATGAACCGATCGCCATCTATGCTGGCAAATCAGCTGATCTGGCCGAGATCTCCGATGGCGCGAAGATCGCACTTCCCAGCGATCCCACCAACGAGGGCCGGGCTCTGCTTCTGCTTCAAGAACAGAAGCTGATCGAACTCAAGGATCCGACGAACCTCGAGGCGACGACCAAAGATATCGCGAGCAATCCGCATAAGATCGAGTTTCAAGAGCTTGAGGCGGCTGCGATTCCGCGTGCGCTGGAATCGGTCGACTTCGCGATCATCAATGGCAACTTCGCACTCCAAGCCGATCTGCATGTGAAAGATGCGATCGCCTTCGAGTCGCCTGATTCCGAGGCGGTCAAGCAGTACGCGAATATCATAGCGACCACATCGGAGAAGAAAGACGACAAGAACATAGGCGCACTTGTCAAGGCGCTGCAGTCCGATGATTTCAAAGCCTATCTCAAAGACACGTATGGGGAGGATGTGCAGCCCGCGTTCTAA
- a CDS encoding YitT family protein — protein sequence MSSGSEGADRVGFATLEAVPPVEPIRHLITPEAVAHGEQVCMKRGSRPHLIQFLVMLNLGLVLTALAVVLFKTPNNFAFGGTSGVSVVLATLMPKLPVGAFMWILNIVLVGLGYIFLDRRQLVWSVFASFALSAYVSLFEWIFPYGRSLTGDMWLDLCFAVMLPAIGSAIVFDIGASTGGTDILAMILKRYTSLEIGRALMLVDVGIVCIAALLYGPRVGLYCVLGLFAKTLVVDKSIESIHLRKVCTIICRRPLEVETFIVKRLERTATISRGYGAFSGSCETVIMSVLTCRQAAKLRRFVREIDPCAFITIVDSSEIVGRGFRDMG from the coding sequence ATGTCTTCAGGTTCAGAGGGGGCGGACAGAGTCGGCTTCGCAACCTTGGAGGCCGTCCCTCCGGTAGAGCCGATCCGACATCTGATCACGCCTGAAGCGGTCGCTCATGGCGAACAGGTGTGCATGAAACGCGGCAGCCGCCCTCATCTCATCCAGTTCCTTGTGATGCTCAACCTCGGTCTCGTGTTGACCGCCTTGGCGGTTGTGCTGTTCAAGACGCCGAACAACTTCGCTTTCGGCGGCACATCGGGGGTGTCGGTCGTACTCGCCACGCTCATGCCGAAGCTTCCTGTCGGCGCGTTCATGTGGATCCTCAATATCGTACTCGTCGGACTCGGTTACATCTTTCTGGATCGACGCCAGCTCGTGTGGAGCGTCTTCGCCTCCTTCGCGCTATCCGCTTACGTTTCGCTGTTCGAATGGATCTTTCCCTACGGACGCTCGCTGACCGGGGACATGTGGCTGGATCTGTGTTTCGCTGTCATGTTGCCGGCGATCGGCAGTGCGATCGTGTTCGACATCGGTGCCTCGACGGGCGGTACCGATATCCTGGCGATGATCCTCAAGCGCTATACGAGTCTTGAGATCGGCCGAGCGCTCATGCTGGTCGATGTCGGCATCGTGTGCATCGCCGCGCTTCTGTATGGCCCGCGTGTGGGACTCTACTGCGTTTTGGGCCTGTTTGCCAAGACGCTCGTGGTGGACAAGTCGATCGAGAGCATACATCTGCGCAAGGTCTGCACGATCATATGCCGACGCCCGCTTGAGGTAGAAACGTTCATCGTGAAGCGCTTGGAGCGCACCGCCACGATCAGCCGGGGCTATGGCGCGTTCTCAGGTAGCTGCGAGACCGTGATCATGAGCGTGCTCACCTGTCGGCAGGCCGCGAAGCTGCGCCGGTTCGTTCGAGAGATCGACCCATGCGCGTTCATCACCATCGTTGACAGCTCAGAAATCGTGGGGCGCGGCTTTCGCGACATGGGCTGA
- the groES gene encoding co-chaperone GroES produces the protein MSLKPLGDRVLVKPDEAEHKTKSGLYIASNAQEKPQRGEVVAVGAGKLSDSGDRLPIDVHVGDTVIYGKFGGNEVKVNGEDYLLMRADDIYAIEE, from the coding sequence ATGAGTCTGAAACCACTGGGAGATCGCGTTCTGGTCAAGCCTGATGAAGCTGAGCACAAGACCAAGTCCGGTCTGTACATCGCCAGCAACGCTCAGGAGAAGCCGCAGCGCGGCGAGGTCGTCGCTGTCGGAGCAGGCAAGCTCAGCGATTCGGGCGATCGTCTTCCGATCGACGTCCACGTCGGTGACACCGTGATCTACGGCAAGTTCGGTGGCAACGAGGTCAAGGTGAATGGCGAAGATTACCTGCTCATGCGCGCAGATGATATCTACGCGATCGAGGAGTAG
- the groL gene encoding chaperonin GroEL (60 kDa chaperone family; promotes refolding of misfolded polypeptides especially under stressful conditions; forms two stacked rings of heptamers to form a barrel-shaped 14mer; ends can be capped by GroES; misfolded proteins enter the barrel where they are refolded when GroES binds): protein MAKDISFDTSARTKLAKGVNKLADAVTVTMGPKGRYVALQRSFGAPTITNDGVSVAKEIELEDSVENMGAQLVKEVATKTNDTVGDGTTTATLLAQAIVNDGLRNVAAGANPLAIRRGIDKAVHAAVEEMKKQAVPVETKEQIASVGTISAGDPVVGEKISEAMDVVGKDGVITVEDSQTFDIEIDTVEGMQFDKGYVSAYFVTDNDRMEAVLKDPFILMTDQKISNVQDIMPVLEAVQHAGKGLVIIAEDIDGEALPTLVLNKIRGALNVIAVKAPGYGDRRKRMLEDIAALTGGQAALDELGIKVADITADMLGTAKSVTVTKDTTTIVDGAGKKEDIEARVSQIKGELEHTDSDFDREKLQERLAKLSGGVAVIKVGAATETELKEIKHRVEDALQATRAAVEEGIVAGGGVAFMDASPALDSIKISDPEEQIGIDIVKKALSAPVATIAQNAGFEGAVVVDKVASLPAGEGLDSAADTWGNMIEMGVLDPVKVTRTTLQNAASVASLILITEATVTDIPKNTQLEDAIAAATAGQQGGGMY from the coding sequence ATGGCAAAAGACATTTCATTCGACACCTCGGCGCGCACCAAGCTCGCGAAGGGCGTCAACAAGCTCGCTGACGCCGTAACCGTGACCATGGGCCCGAAGGGCCGTTACGTGGCATTGCAGCGCTCGTTCGGAGCTCCCACGATCACCAACGACGGCGTCTCGGTCGCCAAGGAGATCGAGCTGGAGGATAGCGTCGAGAACATGGGCGCCCAGCTCGTGAAAGAGGTCGCCACCAAGACCAACGACACCGTCGGCGACGGCACCACCACCGCCACCCTGCTCGCTCAGGCCATCGTCAATGACGGGCTGCGCAACGTCGCGGCCGGTGCCAACCCGCTCGCGATCCGTCGTGGCATCGACAAGGCCGTTCACGCAGCGGTTGAAGAGATGAAGAAGCAGGCTGTGCCCGTCGAGACCAAGGAGCAGATCGCTTCAGTCGGCACCATCTCCGCTGGTGATCCCGTGGTCGGCGAGAAGATCTCCGAGGCCATGGACGTCGTGGGCAAGGATGGCGTGATCACCGTCGAGGACTCGCAGACCTTTGACATCGAGATCGACACCGTGGAGGGCATGCAGTTCGACAAGGGCTACGTGTCGGCGTACTTCGTCACCGATAACGATCGCATGGAGGCCGTGCTGAAGGATCCCTTCATCCTCATGACCGATCAGAAGATCTCCAATGTGCAGGACATCATGCCGGTGCTCGAGGCCGTGCAGCACGCCGGCAAGGGGTTGGTCATCATCGCCGAGGACATCGACGGCGAGGCGCTGCCTACGCTCGTGCTCAACAAGATCCGCGGCGCGCTCAACGTCATCGCCGTGAAGGCCCCGGGCTATGGCGACCGCCGCAAGCGGATGCTCGAGGACATCGCCGCGCTGACCGGTGGTCAGGCCGCCCTCGATGAGCTCGGCATCAAGGTCGCAGACATCACCGCCGATATGCTCGGTACCGCGAAGTCGGTCACGGTCACCAAGGATACGACCACGATCGTCGACGGCGCCGGCAAGAAAGAGGACATCGAGGCCCGTGTCTCCCAGATCAAGGGCGAGCTCGAGCACACTGATTCAGACTTCGATCGCGAGAAGCTGCAGGAGCGGCTGGCCAAGCTCTCCGGCGGCGTCGCCGTCATCAAGGTGGGCGCGGCGACCGAGACCGAGCTCAAGGAGATCAAGCACCGCGTCGAGGATGCTCTGCAGGCGACTCGTGCGGCTGTTGAGGAGGGCATCGTCGCCGGTGGCGGCGTCGCATTCATGGACGCTTCGCCCGCGCTCGACTCCATCAAGATCTCCGACCCCGAGGAGCAGATCGGTATCGACATCGTGAAGAAGGCGCTGAGCGCCCCGGTGGCGACGATCGCGCAGAACGCTGGCTTCGAGGGCGCCGTCGTCGTCGACAAGGTTGCCAGCCTGCCTGCGGGCGAGGGTCTGGACTCCGCAGCCGACACCTGGGGCAACATGATCGAGATGGGCGTGCTCGACCCCGTCAAGGTCACCCGCACCACGCTGCAGAACGCCGCATCGGTCGCGTCGCTGATTCTCATCACCGAGGCCACCGTCACCGACATTCCGAAGAACACCCAGCTCGAGGATGCTATCGCAGCAGCCACGGCGGGCCAGCAGGGCGGCGGCATGTACTAG